The sequence below is a genomic window from Actinomycetota bacterium.
ATATCAGTATGGATTAAAGTTATTAGTTCCGGGTATTTTTAAAAAAAGGTAGAAAACTATATCCCGGATATTAACCTTAATTATTTTCTACTATATTTTCAATATAGCTTACTGCATTTCCAACACCATTTTCTTTACTTATAATATCTTTAATTTTTATGGCGTTGTTAATATATTTATCTGTTTCCATTTCCAAAAACCTCTGCCCTAAAGCTTCTACATTTATATCTTTTTCTTTTAGTGGTTTTACACCATAACCCTTTTGGTATAAAAGCTTTGCCCAAAAAGGTTGGTCTGCAGCAAAGGGAATAATCATCTGCGGTTTCCCACTAATTAATGCTGCTGCCATAGTTCCCGCTCCGCCATGATGAATAATCCCTTTTGCTATGGAAACAATAATGTATGTGGTGCAGATTTAATGGCAAAAATTGCTTTTCCCTCTTTTGATTCCAGCATGGACATCAAATCACTTTCTGATTCCTGAAATTCTATGCCTTCTTCCATAATAAAATTTTTAAATGATCTTCCCGTACAAATTACCGCACTATGCCCTTTGTTAATTGCATGTTTGGCTANNNNNNNNNNNNNNNNNNNNNNNNNNNNNNNNNNNNNNNNNNNNNNNNNNNNNNNNNNNNNNNNNNNNNNNNNNNNNNNNNNNNNNNNNNNNNNNNNNNNATTAGAAAGGCATGTCCTTATAATCAGAAGCCATAAACTATAAGCCTGCAAACGGATTGCAGGCTTATTTATTATCAATTATTTTTAGATGTAAGAATTTTATAAGCGGCCTTGTTTTACTCACAAAAAATCTTAACCGTTTCCTTGCCTTCTACATCTACAGTCAGGTCGCTTAGCTGATGGATAATTTCATCCAGGTCCTCAGGTTTTATCTTGGAAAAATCTGTTTCTATGCCTTTTCCCTGTAAAGCTTCGTTTACTTTGCCCTGGGCATCTTTGGGAATAAAAGATGCAAGTTTCAGCCCTGCATGTATCAGCTTTAACGGTACCCTGATATTCACCTTCTCCTGGTTTGGACTGCCTTCTGAAGGTTCAACCATAATCCTGATGTATTTGGGATTACTGGTTGTACTTATGCTGCTGTCATATCCTTTCTCTTTGGAGATTGCCTCCAGGAGCCTATCTGCCTCCTCAGCTGTTATTTTGCCTTCAGCTAGCAAATCCAATACCTTTTTTCTTTCCTCGTTCATGTTCTCCTCCTCGCAATTATGAAACATCCTGGATAATCCAAACCGGATTCATATTTACACCAGGTTAACAAATACTTCCCTGTCCGGTGACTTTATATGCAGCCTGGTACCGGACGAATTAAAGATCAAATTGAAAATAGTTAGATAGGAATGTAAAATTATCCCTCCCTTTCCACTGGGCCATGCAATAAGTGCTGCTAAAAATACCAGGGGAGCGGGCAGCATCAGCAAAGGCAAAATAATAAGCCACAGTATAAACAGGGGCAGCCATAGATGGAATCTCCTGCTACCACTCCTTTTTATCTTCAGGTTTAAAGTCAAGGGTATCATTGGCCTCCCCCCAGTTTTTTTATGGCCTCTTCAGCAGATATTTCCCCTTTTTCCAGCTGGCCCAGTATTTCATTGCTGGAGGCAGGGGGGTTTATCTCCACAAATTCAAGCATTTCTGATATCTTCTTTAGCCTTGCCTTGACTGTGGGATAGCTTATGCCGAATAGCTCCTCCATATCTTTGATAGAGCCCTGGCACCTGACAAAGGCAGTAACGAATATCTGGTCTTCCAAAGTAAGCTGGGCCAATGGAGGAAGTTCAAAATCACCTTCCACTGCAATACCGTTGCTTCTAATCCTTACCCTCTCCACAGTTATAACTGCTCCTTGGGTTATTTCAGTCAGCTCTTTCCAATCATGTGCCATAATGTCACCTCTATGATTAAAATTAACATTTTTAATTAATTTAGTATAAAAAATTAATAATGTCAATTTTTTAATTAATAAAATTAATATTTATTAAGTTTAAAATGAATTATATTAATATTTGGAGAGATTGGTTCACTGATAGCTATTTTTATATAAATGGTTTTAGCTGCTTCATAGTCATACCTTGGACTCAAATCCCGGCATGGCTGGGTCAAATATTAGGCAGCTTGAAAAACCAATTACCAAATAAGATAATAAAATCTATGAAATAAGGGAAAAACAGCAGCACAAGGTTAAGGAGCCTATAGTCAGTGGTACCATTATCCTATGCTATGGGCTGGAAGAATAGAAATTTTAAAATCCATGACATTTAGACAGGGGGAGAAAGATGAGTGAGTTTTTAAAAAAGAACCAGCACAAGAAAGAAGTAATAAAGGATATAATACAGCAGCTGCATCAGGGGCTTTCGGCCCAAGAGGCAAAAAAGAAATTTGAGCAGGAGGCAGGCAGCATTACTGCACAAGAGATTGCAGAAGTGGAGCAGTCCCTTATAGATGAAGGCATGGCTGTAGATGAAATAAAGCGGTTTTGCAATGTCCATGCACTGCTGTTTGAAGATTCCTTGTCCCAGATAGTATCCAAAGAGGAAGCTGCCGGCCATCCTATTAACACTTTCCGGCTTGAAAATAAGAAAATTGAAGAATTAACCGCCCAGGTAAAAAAGCTGGTAGAAAAAACGGCAGACCCTGATAAATTATTTCCAGAGCTAAAAAATTTACTGGCTAAACTTAAAGATATAGAGAACCATTATGTACGGAAGGAACAGCTTTTATTTCCTTTCCTGGAAAAATAT
It includes:
- a CDS encoding DUF2089 domain-containing protein, whose translation is MAHDWKELTEITQGAVITVERVRIRSNGIAVEGDFELPPLAQLTLEDQIFVTAFVRCQGSIKDMEELFGISYPTVKARLKKISEMLEFVEINPPASSNEILGQLEKGEISAEEAIKKLGGGQ